From Flavobacterium sp. 102, a single genomic window includes:
- a CDS encoding response regulator, which produces MLEKILCVDDDAITLMLCKKVIERVAFANEVLTAKNGEEAIDYFNKLAPEYKLDVNVSYPKLIFLDLNMPIMNGWEFLDNYLQNDYQDVFKEAKFIVLSSTIDPQDVVKAKSYPMVIDFLSKPITKEMLEILKPGF; this is translated from the coding sequence ATGCTCGAAAAAATACTTTGTGTAGACGATGATGCCATAACTTTGATGCTTTGTAAAAAAGTCATTGAAAGAGTTGCTTTTGCCAATGAAGTACTGACTGCCAAAAACGGCGAAGAGGCCATTGACTACTTTAATAAATTGGCTCCGGAATACAAACTCGATGTGAACGTATCCTATCCAAAATTGATATTTTTAGACTTAAACATGCCTATAATGAATGGTTGGGAGTTTTTAGACAACTACCTTCAAAATGATTATCAGGATGTATTTAAAGAAGCTAAGTTTATTGTGCTATCGTCTACAATTGACCCTCAAGATGTAGTAAAAGCAAAAAGTTACCCTATGGTGATTGACTTTCTTTCAAAGCCTATAACTAAAGAAATGCTCGAGATTTTAAAACCCGGATTTTAG
- a CDS encoding PAS domain S-box protein: MKNNSTKITLAYVLILMLVAVLGHQFFLDYIKTSPDSSIYFYIRDFIFIAISGIILNVILNQNSQNNKSVFEKLQITNNEIIESNERYDIVAKATSDTIWDWKIEDDSFLWNKGIQGVFGYKKEEIGKTSKWWFERIHPEDSLKMSVKLYSFLEQKTEKWQDEYRFQCADGTYRYVFDRGFLVKDKEGKPIRMIGAIQDITKQKEEEQRLRLLETVITQSKDAVMITDIDTSSEVIPNIIFVNSAFTDMTGYKANEVIGKSPVMFFGSKSDILEFDRLKTAIQDYKECFIETISYKKNGEEFWINFSMIPVTNKDGEHSHWISIQRDVTEEKNKVKEREQLIRELTQNNKDLKQFSYITSHNLRAPLSNLTGLLNLVEDMPIENPELKEIIDGFSKSTHLLNETINDLVKVVIIKDNPSIQKEKVLIKEIFENVFNQLSFLIGLHKPILKIDLEEVTILNINKSYLESIFLNLLTNAIKYRSEGKQLRVNISSKVVDDDLILTFKDNGIGIDLVRNKDKIFGLYQRFHDHPDSKGLGLYLVKSQVEAMGGTINVISTVGKGTTFTITFKNN; encoded by the coding sequence ATGAAAAATAATTCTACTAAAATAACATTAGCGTACGTCCTTATTTTAATGCTGGTGGCTGTACTCGGTCATCAATTTTTTTTAGATTATATCAAAACTTCTCCTGATTCCTCCATATACTTTTACATTCGGGACTTTATTTTTATTGCTATCTCGGGAATCATTTTAAATGTCATTCTCAATCAAAATTCCCAAAACAACAAATCTGTTTTTGAGAAACTACAGATTACCAATAATGAAATCATTGAATCCAACGAACGTTATGATATCGTTGCCAAAGCGACGAGTGACACCATTTGGGATTGGAAAATTGAAGATGATAGTTTTTTATGGAATAAAGGAATTCAAGGGGTTTTTGGGTATAAAAAAGAAGAAATAGGCAAAACTTCAAAATGGTGGTTTGAAAGAATTCACCCCGAAGACAGTTTAAAGATGTCTGTAAAACTCTATTCCTTTTTGGAACAAAAAACAGAGAAATGGCAAGACGAATACCGTTTTCAATGTGCGGATGGCACTTATAGATATGTTTTTGACAGGGGTTTTTTAGTAAAAGACAAAGAAGGCAAACCTATCAGAATGATTGGAGCCATTCAGGATATTACCAAACAAAAAGAAGAAGAACAACGATTGAGATTGCTCGAAACGGTAATTACACAAAGTAAAGATGCTGTAATGATTACGGATATCGACACTTCTAGTGAAGTAATTCCGAATATCATCTTTGTCAATTCGGCTTTTACCGATATGACTGGCTACAAAGCCAATGAAGTGATTGGGAAATCTCCGGTAATGTTCTTTGGTTCGAAATCTGACATTTTAGAATTTGACAGACTAAAAACAGCCATCCAAGACTATAAAGAATGTTTTATTGAAACCATTAGCTATAAAAAAAATGGGGAAGAGTTTTGGATTAACTTTTCTATGATTCCGGTAACTAACAAAGATGGGGAACACTCCCACTGGATATCGATTCAAAGAGATGTTACTGAAGAAAAGAACAAAGTAAAAGAAAGAGAGCAACTGATTCGTGAATTAACGCAAAACAATAAAGACTTAAAACAATTCTCTTATATCACTTCGCACAACCTAAGAGCACCTTTATCTAATTTAACCGGTTTGTTAAATTTGGTGGAAGACATGCCAATTGAAAACCCGGAATTAAAAGAAATCATTGACGGCTTCTCCAAGTCTACTCATTTATTAAATGAAACTATCAATGATTTGGTTAAAGTTGTTATTATCAAAGACAATCCGTCAATCCAAAAAGAGAAAGTATTAATTAAGGAAATATTTGAAAATGTCTTTAATCAATTGAGCTTTTTGATAGGATTGCACAAGCCTATATTGAAAATAGATTTAGAAGAGGTGACTATTTTAAATATTAATAAATCTTATTTAGAAAGTATTTTTTTAAATTTACTGACGAACGCTATAAAATACAGAAGCGAAGGCAAACAATTAAGAGTAAACATCTCCTCAAAAGTAGTAGATGATGATTTAATCCTTACGTTTAAAGACAATGGAATCGGAATTGATTTGGTTAGAAATAAGGATAAAATTTTTGGTTTGTACCAAAGATTCCACGATCACCCTGACAGTAAAGGATTGGGATTGTATTTAGTAAAATCACAAGTAGAAGCCATGGGCGGAACAATAAACGTAATAAGCACAGTAGGTAAAGGAACAACCTTTACCATAACATTTAAGAATAATTAA
- the rpsT gene encoding 30S ribosomal protein S20 gives MANHKSALKRIRSNEKKRVLNRYQHKTTRNAIKALRLATDKSDASAKLSAVISMIDKLAKKNIIHDNKAANLKSKLTKHVSKL, from the coding sequence ATGGCAAATCACAAGTCAGCTTTAAAAAGAATCAGAAGCAACGAAAAGAAAAGAGTGTTGAACAGATACCAACACAAAACAACTCGTAACGCAATCAAAGCGTTAAGATTGGCTACAGATAAATCAGATGCTTCTGCTAAATTGTCTGCTGTTATTTCTATGATTGACAAATTGGCTAAGAAAAATATCATTCATGATAACAAAGCAGCTAATTTAAAATCTAAATTAACTAAACACGTTTCTAAGTTATAA